The Geothrix sp. genome has a window encoding:
- a CDS encoding Fic family protein codes for MKRTRLSPSKPVAVHHSGEGLDQNLLDSPSPKVLCRASGILIPKEQIQDRWIWQHADWPAFTWQWDQLVGPLGTAHQALGRLQMAGRVLSPKAFQEVLAEVLTQEGVSTSAIEGEHINPASMAASVARHLGLPVDSNAPFDRKAEGVGAVLSDAMQNPSTPLSLDRLCRWHRALFPKSRPDIAIGMLRPGLVHVETRVSEEESIVHFMAVPRAQLEPELDRFLEWFNSSSSTDGLVRAGVAHLWFVTIHPFDDGNGRITRALTDLALSQAHDSDPIVRMSSRILQVRPDYYAALESAQAFRQGLDITPWLQWFLTQVAEACTQPEQIIQRSLAKGTFWARYNDKQINERQRKALNRLLDAGPGGFEGGMTTRKFAALTSCSPITASRDLADLASSGCLIVVGAGRSTSYIIPWDSLIPSK; via the coding sequence GTGAAGCGCACGCGCCTTTCACCTTCAAAGCCCGTAGCTGTCCACCACTCAGGGGAGGGCCTGGACCAAAATCTCTTGGATTCCCCATCGCCGAAGGTCCTCTGTCGCGCCTCCGGCATTCTTATCCCCAAGGAACAGATTCAGGATCGCTGGATTTGGCAGCACGCAGACTGGCCTGCTTTTACCTGGCAGTGGGATCAGCTGGTGGGGCCGCTTGGAACAGCACACCAGGCCCTGGGGCGCCTCCAGATGGCAGGCCGTGTTCTCTCCCCCAAAGCCTTTCAGGAAGTGCTGGCTGAAGTCCTCACCCAGGAGGGGGTGAGCACCAGCGCCATCGAAGGAGAGCACATCAATCCTGCCTCCATGGCTGCCTCCGTCGCCCGCCACCTCGGGCTTCCGGTGGACAGCAACGCTCCATTCGATCGCAAGGCGGAAGGGGTGGGTGCAGTCCTTTCGGATGCCATGCAGAACCCAAGCACCCCGCTCTCACTGGATCGTCTCTGCCGCTGGCATCGAGCGCTCTTCCCTAAGAGTCGCCCTGACATTGCCATCGGGATGCTCCGCCCGGGACTGGTCCATGTAGAGACCCGCGTGTCGGAGGAGGAGTCCATTGTCCATTTCATGGCGGTGCCCCGTGCTCAACTGGAACCGGAGCTTGACCGCTTCCTAGAGTGGTTCAACTCGAGTTCATCCACGGATGGATTGGTGCGTGCTGGCGTGGCTCACCTCTGGTTCGTCACCATCCATCCCTTTGACGATGGCAACGGCCGCATCACGAGGGCACTCACAGACCTGGCCCTCTCACAAGCTCACGACAGCGATCCAATCGTCCGCATGTCTAGCCGGATTCTCCAAGTTCGTCCGGACTACTACGCGGCCTTGGAATCCGCCCAGGCGTTCCGCCAGGGGCTGGACATTACTCCATGGCTGCAATGGTTCCTCACCCAGGTAGCGGAGGCCTGCACGCAGCCCGAGCAGATCATCCAGCGCTCACTCGCCAAGGGAACCTTCTGGGCCCGTTACAACGACAAGCAGATCAACGAGCGCCAGCGGAAGGCCCTCAACCGACTCCTGGATGCCGGGCCCGGCGGCTTTGAGGGTGGTATGACTACCCGGAAATTCGCAGCGCTGACAAGCTGCAGCCCCATCACCGCCTCCCGCGACCTCGCAGATCTCGCAAGCAGTGGATGTCTTATCGTGGTGGGTGCTGGCCGCAGCACGAGCTACATCATCCCCTGGGATTCCCTCATTCCCTCAAAGTAA